The following proteins are co-located in the Wenzhouxiangella marina genome:
- a CDS encoding choice-of-anchor Q domain-containing protein: MNLDPGFGNTARGPYRLGPGSAAIDACSSAQVEDDLDGAGRPSGDGYDIGAFEAEVFVDRVFSDRFGG, translated from the coding sequence ATGAATCTCGACCCCGGCTTTGGCAACACCGCCAGGGGCCCCTATCGACTCGGCCCCGGCTCGGCAGCCATCGACGCCTGTTCCAGCGCCCAGGTGGAGGACGACCTCGATGGGGCGGGACGACCCAGCGGCGACGGCTACGACATCGGCGCCTTCGAAGCGGAGGTCTTCGTGGATCGCGTCTTCAGCGATCGCTTCGGAGGCTGA
- a CDS encoding DUF1501 domain-containing protein — translation MKRRSLKEIKAALTRRQFLKLTGATAGAATMNLSFAPRALAGGGGQKVLVYLFLRGGIDGLALLPPINGSDHTHLVDARDRTLVNIDDSDPARRPIPLANGQNLGLHPWCGGLADIYHDGGMAIVQAAGHPPNTFTRSHFDAQEQIELGQPLVVDGTGQGLPGSGWLTRYLGSYPGVPAPGAIFTAMVSNNTPPVSLGGWPDVATLDSPDNFMPNTGTFGSTQLAMLSSLYAGAGELDVAAGAALDAIDLINSIDFGSYVPGGGAVYPNTSEGNDLKLIAQLIRQDLGIAAATLDVGGWDTHNNQNVFGFGFGTNVEDLSEALTAFYRDLEGAGYINDVAVVVQSEFGRQVKENASFGTDHGLGNPMFILGGGVNGGQVYGPTLGIAPADRIGDSLVPQTDFRDVLAEVATGLLGHPDVSAIFDDPDYSYSPVGFSV, via the coding sequence ATGAAAAGAAGATCCCTCAAGGAAATCAAGGCAGCGCTGACCCGTCGGCAGTTCCTCAAGCTCACCGGCGCCACCGCCGGCGCGGCCACCATGAACCTGAGCTTCGCACCGCGCGCCCTGGCCGGTGGCGGTGGGCAGAAGGTGCTGGTCTACCTGTTCCTGCGCGGTGGCATCGACGGTCTGGCCCTGCTGCCACCGATCAATGGGAGCGACCATACGCACCTGGTGGATGCCCGTGACCGCACCCTGGTCAATATCGACGATTCCGATCCGGCGCGCCGTCCCATTCCGCTGGCCAATGGTCAGAACCTCGGTCTGCATCCCTGGTGTGGCGGACTGGCGGACATCTACCACGACGGCGGCATGGCCATCGTCCAGGCGGCCGGTCATCCGCCCAACACCTTCACCCGCAGTCACTTCGACGCCCAGGAACAGATCGAATTGGGTCAGCCGCTGGTCGTCGACGGCACGGGCCAGGGCTTGCCCGGCTCCGGCTGGTTGACCCGGTATCTGGGCTCCTACCCGGGCGTCCCGGCGCCGGGGGCGATCTTCACGGCGATGGTCTCGAACAACACGCCGCCGGTCAGTCTCGGCGGTTGGCCCGATGTGGCCACCCTCGATTCGCCGGACAACTTCATGCCCAATACGGGCACCTTCGGCAGCACTCAGCTGGCCATGCTCTCGTCCCTCTATGCGGGCGCCGGTGAGCTCGATGTGGCGGCAGGTGCCGCGCTGGACGCCATCGATCTGATCAACAGCATCGACTTCGGCAGCTACGTGCCCGGTGGCGGTGCGGTCTATCCGAACACCAGCGAAGGCAATGATCTGAAGCTGATCGCGCAGCTGATTCGTCAGGACCTGGGCATCGCGGCGGCGACACTCGATGTCGGTGGCTGGGACACGCACAACAACCAGAACGTGTTCGGCTTCGGCTTCGGTACCAATGTCGAAGACCTGAGCGAGGCGCTGACCGCCTTCTATCGTGATCTCGAGGGTGCGGGCTACATCAATGACGTGGCCGTGGTCGTGCAGAGCGAGTTCGGTCGGCAGGTCAAGGAAAACGCCAGCTTCGGCACCGACCACGGTCTGGGCAATCCGATGTTCATTCTGGGTGGCGGCGTCAACGGCGGGCAGGTCTATGGCCCGACCCTGGGCATTGCGCCGGCCGATCGCATCGGCGACAGCCTGGTGCCACAGACCGACTTCCGCGACGTGCTGGCCGAAGTGGCCACGGGACTGCTCGGTCACCCGGACGTCAGCGCCATCTTCGACGATCCCGACTACAGCTACTCGCCGGTCGGCTTTTCCGTCTGA